CGACCGTTCTGCTCGCCACCGGCTGCGAAAAGAAAGAAGCAGCGCCGCAGTTTGGCCCGCTGCCCGTCTCGGTCGTTACCGTAGCTTCCGGCGACACGCCCCTGAACAACCAGTGGGTCGGCACGCTGGACGGCATGGTGAACGCCACCATTCAGCCGCAGGTCACCGGCTACCTCGTCAAGCAGGACTACCGCGAAGGTTCGGCGGTCACTAAAGGCCAGGTGCTCTTCGAGATCGACCCGCGCACCTTCCAGGCCGCGGTAGACCAGGCCAAGGGCCAGGTGGCTCAGGCGCAGGCGGCGCTGGTGCAGCAGCAGGCTGCGTTGAAGCTCGCACAGATCAACGTGACGCGCGACACGCCGCTCGCGGAGCAGAAGGCGATTGCGCAGGCCACGCTGGACAACGAAGTGCAGACGCAGGCACAGGCCGAAGCCAATGTGAAGGCTGCGGAAGCGCAGATCGCCTCGGCAAAGGCGACGCTCGAGTCCGCGCAGATCAACCTCGGCTTCACCAAGGTCCGTTCGCTGATCTCCGGCGTTGCCGGTCAGGCTGTCACGCAGATGGGCAACCTGGTTTCGCCGCAGACGCAGCTCACCTCGGTCTCGCAGCTGGACCCGATCAAGGTCTACTTCTCGCTCAGCGATGGGGAGTACCTTGCGCTCGTCGGCCGCGCCGCGAAGGGTGACGCCGACCTGTTGAAGTCCGCCAGCAATGTGCCGCTCACGCTGACGCTCGCCAACGGCGACGCTTACCCCTACAAGGGCAAGATCGCTTTCGTCGACCGCCAGATGAACCAGCAGACGGGCGCCATCCGCATCGCGGCTGTCTTCCCGAACCCGAAGAGCGTGCTGCGTCCCGGCCAGTTTGGTCGCGTCTCCGCAACGACTGACCTGAAGCGTGGCGTGATCACCGTGCCGCAGGTTGCGGTTACGGATCTTCAGGGCATCAAGCAGGTCTACACCGTCGGCGCCGACAACAAGGTGCACATTCTCAACGTGCAGATCGGCGACGAATCTGGCAGCGACTTCATCGTGAACGGCGGATTGCAGCCGGGCACACGCGTCATCGTCGACAACCTTCAGAAGCTGAAGGAAGGCGCGCCGGTTTCGCCGCATGCAGCGGCACCGGCAGCCGCATCCACGGAAGCGAGGTAATTTCTCCGTGTCAAAATTCTTTATCCGTCGTCCCATCGTCGCAATCGTCATCGCGATCATCACGGTCATTGTGGGCCTGGTGTCGATGTTTACGTTGCCGACCTCGCAGTATCCGAACATCGTCCCGCCGGAAATTCTGGTGCAGGCCACCTACCCCGGCGCCGATGCACGCACCCTTACCCAGGCCGTCGCTACGCCGATCGAGCAGCAGATGAACGGCGTGGACAACATGCTGTACATGTACTCGGTGAACGCGAACAACGGTCAGACCGCGGTCTACGTCGACTTCGACGTGAAGACCAACGCGGACACCGACCAGATTCTGTCGCAGCTTCGTGTATCGCAGGCGCAGGCGCAGTTGCCCGCGCAGGTGACCACCGCGGGCCTCACCGTGCAGAAGGCGCTCACCTCGCCGCTCATGCTCGTCGGCATCAACTCCAGCAACAAGCAGTACACCGACAACTTCCTATCGAACTACGCGATCATCAACGTTGAGGACGAAATCGCGCGTCTGCCCGGCGTCAGCCGTGTGCAGGTGTTCGGTGGACAGTACGCTCTGCGCGTCTGGGTGAACCCCGACAAGATGGCGCAGCTCGGCGTCACCGCGACCGACGTCATCGCTGCCCTGCAGACACAGAACAACGTGAACCCTGCCGGTCAGATCGGCGCCGAGCCCGTACCGAACGGTCAGCAGTACACCTACACGGTGCGCACGCAGGGCCGTCTGGTACAGCCTGAGGAGTTCGGCAACATTGTTGTGCGTGCCAACGCTGACGGTTCTGTGCTGCACCTCAGCGACGTAGCGCGCATCGAGCTCGGCGAGCAGATGTACGGCATGAACGCCCGCTACAACGGCGCTCCCGCCGGCATGATGGCGATCTACCAGCTGCCCGGCTCCAACGCCGTGCAGGTGGCCGCCGCCGTCAACAAGCGCATGGCCGAGCTGCAGAAGAACTTCCCCCCGGGCATCCGCTACGACATCCCGCTCGACACGACCAAGGCCGTGAGCGCGGGTATTCATGAAATCGTGCTGACGCTCGGCATCGCTCTCGCGCTCGTGATCCTGGTGGTGTTCCTCTTCCTCCAGGGCTGGCGCGCGACGTTGATCCCGCTGCTGGCTGTACCGGTGTCGTTGATCGGCACCTTCCTGCTCTTCCCTTTGCTCGGCTTCAGCATCAACACGCTGTCGCTCTTCGGTCTCGTACTCGCGATCGGTCTCGTCGTCGACGACGCCATCATCGTGGTGGAAGCGGTCGAACATCACATCGAGCAGGGCATGAGCCCCACCGATGCCACCTACAAGGCCATGGAAGAAGTGGGCGGACCGGTCGTCGCCATCGCTCTCATCCTGGCTGCGGTGTTCATCCCGACAGCAGCGATCCCCGGCATCACGGGTCGCCTGTATCAGCAGTTCGCTGTGACCATCGCCATCTCGGTGTTGATCTCGGCCTTCAACGCGCTGACGCTTTCGCCCGCACTTTCGGCGCTGCTGCTCAAGCCTAAGGACCACAACAAGAAGCCGGGCCTGCTCGGTCGCTTCTTCGACTGGTTCAACCGCATCTTCGGTCGCACGACAGATGCATACGTCGGCACCTCGCGCGTGCTCATCCACAAGTCCGGCATCACCATGCTGGTGCTTGCGGGCATCGCGGTGGTGGCTGTGTTGATGGGCGCTCGCCTTCCTTCGGGCTTCATTCCGCAGGAAGATCAGGGCTACCTCTTCGCTGCCATGCAGTTGCCGGACGCAGCGAGCATGCAGCGCACGCAGCAGGCTTCTGCTGAGGTGACGAAGGCACTGCTCGCCACGCCGGGCATCAACGGCGTCGTCGCCGTCAACGGCTTCAGCCTGCTGACGCAGGTGCAGAGCACCAACGCGGCCTTCTTCTTCATCGCGTTGAAGCCGTGGGATGACCGCACCTCGAAGGAAGAGCAGATCGACGCGATCCAGAAGTCTGTGGCGATGAAGCTTGGCGGCAAC
The nucleotide sequence above comes from Granulicella cerasi. Encoded proteins:
- a CDS encoding efflux RND transporter periplasmic adaptor subunit, whose amino-acid sequence is MSKQALFSAKRSYSRAVLGTTSAVALLAGATVLLATGCEKKEAAPQFGPLPVSVVTVASGDTPLNNQWVGTLDGMVNATIQPQVTGYLVKQDYREGSAVTKGQVLFEIDPRTFQAAVDQAKGQVAQAQAALVQQQAALKLAQINVTRDTPLAEQKAIAQATLDNEVQTQAQAEANVKAAEAQIASAKATLESAQINLGFTKVRSLISGVAGQAVTQMGNLVSPQTQLTSVSQLDPIKVYFSLSDGEYLALVGRAAKGDADLLKSASNVPLTLTLANGDAYPYKGKIAFVDRQMNQQTGAIRIAAVFPNPKSVLRPGQFGRVSATTDLKRGVITVPQVAVTDLQGIKQVYTVGADNKVHILNVQIGDESGSDFIVNGGLQPGTRVIVDNLQKLKEGAPVSPHAAAPAAASTEAR
- a CDS encoding efflux RND transporter permease subunit, coding for MSKFFIRRPIVAIVIAIITVIVGLVSMFTLPTSQYPNIVPPEILVQATYPGADARTLTQAVATPIEQQMNGVDNMLYMYSVNANNGQTAVYVDFDVKTNADTDQILSQLRVSQAQAQLPAQVTTAGLTVQKALTSPLMLVGINSSNKQYTDNFLSNYAIINVEDEIARLPGVSRVQVFGGQYALRVWVNPDKMAQLGVTATDVIAALQTQNNVNPAGQIGAEPVPNGQQYTYTVRTQGRLVQPEEFGNIVVRANADGSVLHLSDVARIELGEQMYGMNARYNGAPAGMMAIYQLPGSNAVQVAAAVNKRMAELQKNFPPGIRYDIPLDTTKAVSAGIHEIVLTLGIALALVILVVFLFLQGWRATLIPLLAVPVSLIGTFLLFPLLGFSINTLSLFGLVLAIGLVVDDAIIVVEAVEHHIEQGMSPTDATYKAMEEVGGPVVAIALILAAVFIPTAAIPGITGRLYQQFAVTIAISVLISAFNALTLSPALSALLLKPKDHNKKPGLLGRFFDWFNRIFGRTTDAYVGTSRVLIHKSGITMLVLAGIAVVAVLMGARLPSGFIPQEDQGYLFAAMQLPDAASMQRTQQASAEVTKALLATPGINGVVAVNGFSLLTQVQSTNAAFFFIALKPWDDRTSKEEQIDAIQKSVAMKLGGNPAGLAFSFPPPAIPGIGTSGGVTMIVEDRSGKDNPDFLTQNLYAFLGALKNRKEIAAAIPSYLPAVPQLYAEVDREKAMQQQVDLGSVYNTMSTFMGGYLVNYFNRFGRQWQTYVEAEGESRTKIDNINQFYVRSANGSQVPLASLVHVKKINGPEFVMRFNEYNAAQLNISAAPGVSSGQVRQALEETFKQTMPEGMGFDYNGMSYQEQKAAEGVPTWAVFALSLTFVFLILAALYESWTLPFSVLLSTPVAILGAYLALTMRSMENDIFATIGLVMLIGLSAKNAILIVEFAVQNYKSGMTIAESALEAAKLRFRPIIMTALAFIFGCLPLWTASGSGAVSRRILGTVVIGGMLLASVVGILMVPVTFSVVEFLAHRFRKGGKGTNMDSNPDFDPKEAGKAAGLHNDNASEGGHA